In the Mytilus trossulus isolate FHL-02 chromosome 1, PNRI_Mtr1.1.1.hap1, whole genome shotgun sequence genome, one interval contains:
- the LOC134711873 gene encoding L-rhamnose-binding lectin CSL3-like, translating into MAIITLQGLLILGVIIAYVSADVIVCEDKLAYIKCPYPSKIKVSSAIYGRTTDRSICPHPAIHTTDCRSSTSDYKVKAMCNGKRICRVKADNRQFGDPCSGTYKYLEVKYKCV; encoded by the exons ATGGCCATTATAACTCTTCAAGGACTTTTGATCTTAGGAGTGATTATTGCATATG tcTCTGCCGATGTCATTGTTTGTGAAGATAAACTAGCATACATAAAATGTCCATATCCTTCTAAGATTAAAGTATCCAGTGCAATATATGGACGGACCACTGATAGAAGCATATGCCCTCATCCTGCTATACATACAACTGATTGCAGGTCATCGACTTCTGACTATAAAGTAAAAGCAATGTGCAATGGTAAAAGAATATGTCGAGTAAAGGCTGACAATAGACAGTTTGGTGATCCCTGCAGTGGAACCTACAAATATTTAGaagttaaatataaatgtgtttGA